One part of the Desulfuromonas sp. genome encodes these proteins:
- a CDS encoding PilZ domain-containing protein, translating into MRKEERRAQGRFHLRVPATVIVGDGSLPETLHLITTNLSSKGVFLKAERPLSAGSGVAVKLIIRIEKLRKFFQEDYVAVNLVGKVLRTEEQGMAVGFDNGYSLFPFGK; encoded by the coding sequence TTGCGCAAAGAAGAGAGAAGAGCACAGGGCCGCTTCCATCTTAGGGTGCCGGCGACCGTGATCGTGGGGGACGGCAGTCTTCCAGAGACCCTGCATCTCATCACCACGAATCTTTCCAGCAAAGGGGTTTTTCTAAAAGCGGAGCGTCCCCTGAGCGCGGGGAGCGGGGTCGCCGTTAAGCTGATTATAAGAATTGAAAAGCTTCGCAAATTTTTTCAGGAAGACTATGTGGCCGTCAATTTGGTCGGGAAGGTTCTGCGAACCGAGGAGCAAGGGATGGCCGTAGGATTCGACAATGGCTACTCACTCTTTCCGTTTGGTAAATGA
- a CDS encoding response regulator transcription factor translates to MVDTLAKVPSGIAGPSSRRNLVLFECFGLEVVEILALLQGDLHAIASQYLVALFNLRAGSGVEKTALQKGVRGYFYEKDSMAIVNKGIDSMLAGELWVTRQVLEDSLLASRDSEVGKARFPQKNGPGNLTSREVDVLALLTGGATNEGIAERLCISVNTVRTHVYNIFKKIKVNSRLQASLWAAENL, encoded by the coding sequence GTGGTTGACACCCTCGCCAAGGTCCCTTCGGGAATCGCCGGTCCCTCCTCGCGGCGGAACCTGGTCCTGTTTGAATGTTTCGGCCTGGAGGTTGTCGAGATCCTTGCACTTTTGCAGGGCGATCTACATGCCATAGCCTCCCAATACCTGGTCGCCCTTTTCAACCTCAGGGCAGGGTCAGGCGTGGAAAAAACCGCGCTTCAGAAAGGGGTTCGGGGCTATTTTTACGAAAAGGATTCCATGGCCATTGTGAACAAGGGGATCGATTCCATGCTGGCGGGGGAGCTCTGGGTGACCCGGCAGGTGCTGGAGGACTCCCTGCTTGCCAGTAGGGACTCGGAAGTGGGAAAAGCCCGATTCCCGCAAAAAAATGGCCCCGGCAACCTGACTTCACGAGAGGTCGATGTTCTCGCCCTGTTGACCGGGGGGGCCACCAACGAAGGCATCGCCGAGAGACTCTGCATCAGCGTCAACACCGTTCGCACCCACGTTTACAATATTTTCAAAAAAATCAAGGTCAACAGTCGCCTCCAGGCCTCCCTCTGGGCTGCGGAAAACCTCTAG